The Arachis ipaensis cultivar K30076 chromosome B07, Araip1.1, whole genome shotgun sequence genomic interval GTTTTTGgcttttggattggatattgagagagctgctactaccttcgattgaagtctTCATCGTTATAGTTTGCCTTTCTATcattctactcttttgtttttcatttaattgcttgtggtcatatttggatattgttaattttgaatttattaatgcaataaactatttttatatttaattccatTACTTGTTTGATTTCTTTCAATTAATTATTAGCACCAAAtttacttttattaatttaattttaattaccatgtctcctatctactccctttacatgtttgtgaaaatggcattcatgttaatggagtagagctCCCAACTTGGCTTTGGAGTTAATTAATTggaaactcttgagttggaatactcaagtattaatctgtaattggaaattgctggATAACTCaattttcactaactctaatccttccctgtgaagtgattaggacttgtgaatcagagttagtgtcacctacttgactttcctttagtAGTTAGAGGATCACTAAGTGGAAgcaacaaccttttactattataccTGGGAAGGTCAACAAGGATACAAaatccaattaatcttctcctagccaaggcCTTTGATTTCAAATACATAACACCTCTTGTCATTATACATTGCTTTAATTTTTGCTTATTTAATTTTTTCGTTCTCAACCTTAAAAATACTCAGAAAACTCCTGATCAATAATTTACATTgctgtgtcaactctttgggaaacgacTTGGAAATTCTATTCCCAGTTATTTAATCTTAATTGTGACATAAATTAAATTGGTAGTGGAAATTTTGTCGGTTAAAACTGAACTGACAACGCTgctttttattaaaatttcttaaccggcatttttccaTCCATCACCGGTTCACAGTGTATTCGGACCGGTTGCTTGTGGGCATGATAGACCGACGAATAAAATGGTGCCATCGCCTAGCCAAAGGCGTCAAGTCACCGACTCTGATACGGCCTGGCTTCCCCTCTGCCCCCAGTTTCCACTGGGCATTCGGAATGCAAATATTAGCGAGTACTTGCTTTAATTGCTGATCTCTGTTTACCCTCTCACTGTAGCATTCCTTTTCATCATGGTCTACGAGTGGTAATTGGAGGGTCTGTCTGATGGTCTCTGGACTAAAGTCAATGATTCTTCCTCTCACAAAACTCCTGTGGTTCCTTTCATTAACTCCAGCATCCTTGTAAGTAATCCACAGGTTCCCATAAAATTCTTGAACCATTAATTGTCCCACTTGTGTGTGCGGATTCCACAGAAACTGCCACCCTCTCCTCTGAATCTCATGCTAAATTTCCGGATATTCATCCAGTTTGAGATTAAACCGCACTTCCGGTAGAACCGGTCTCTTGCCAGTAACATCATAAAAGTGCTCTTCATGCAGTTTAGAGCGGAATCTTCTTGAATCATGAGAACCGGTGGCCggttcctttccttttcttttcttggaAGGTTGTGTGGTCTTTGGTGCCATAGAAATAACAGAATAAAACAGCAAAGtgacacaacaccaaacttaaaactgtcGCTCGTCTCCGAGCAAAATAAAGAAGTAGAATAAATGACCATATGTAGCCATGAAAGATGAAAACACTGACAATTGTACCTAGAGCAGACCGAAACTAACTTTGTACCATTCAAGATGCAGTCCGTGTGACAGAAATACCCAGCCTTGGTTTGACACTAGCTTTGTTCCTATATGAACCTACGTGGCACTCCAACCCCCCCAAACCCCTATCTACGTGGATTAAGCCTTTTTTTGTTGCTAACTGTTTGGTTTTTGAGGAACATTGCGCGGGAGAGGAAAGGTGTGCCCTAGCAGAGATTGTAGGTCACGATCGCTTGCTTTCCCAGTTGGAGAAGTCTTGTGAAGCACTCCCAAGCGAACAAGGTGAATCCAGGGGTTTCGTCATTATCATTCCCAAGTCGGAGAAGACAGTACGAAGCCAATACGTAACCCAGGGGTCTCGTAGTGGACGGAACAGAGGTTACTACCTTTGCTGCGTAGCGAACAGAGGTATCTCATAGCCATTGTTGATTAATTTCATGTCATTCCCATTAGTTAGACATATTCTTGTACCTAATTAAATCCTGTAATTGCTGAGAATTGCTAGAAAAGTTGGGTTAGGGTTTGTGTTACCTGTGGTTAGATACAATCTTTTCTTAGCTTGTGTTGGTTATTTTCACTTCCAGGAATGACCACCATCCATATAACATTGTGTATTAATCATAGACGACGGTTTGAGAGAGGGCCTGGTGGGATAATTAGTTATACTGGTGGTAAAGTCACAGAAATTAATAGGGTGAACGTTGATACACTGAACAGTTTTTTCATATCTGATTTGTTGAAGGACATTGGATATACGTCCGTTTCTAATTTTTACTGGCAAGAACCTGGGAAGGAGCTTGATGATAGGTTGAGAGACCTAAGGGTTGATATGGACGTAGTTAGAATGTATGAGGCAGCCATAAAGAATGGtaacaaa includes:
- the LOC110264900 gene encoding uncharacterized protein LOC110264900; the protein is MTTIHITLCINHRRRFERGPGGIISYTGGKVTEINRVNVDTLNSFFISDLLKDIGYTSVSNFYWQEPGKELDDRLRDLRVDMDVVRMYEAAIKNGNKINIYTEHPVDQPVLVEENNMTPSKRRIKTCAKKGSTPKKSPKRRLLVVEDHDDAEIVGNVQVGKEDQRRGEA